The following are encoded together in the Xanthobacter autotrophicus Py2 genome:
- a CDS encoding putative membrane protein (KEGG: bra:BRADO1111 conserved hypothetical protein; putative biopolymer transport ExbB protein; putative membrane protein), translating into MARVVDPFIKVSSPQIFLVRMIVFLALCAALAAVLHRQILAAFLNNPGLNGVIFGVLAVGIILAIRQVARLFPEVEWVNSFRLSDPGLAVARPPTLLAPMAALLGDRVGRMSISQVTMRSILDSIGTRLDESRDMGRYLTGLLVFLGLLGTFWGLLETVSSIGTVISSLQVGPDAGSIFEDMKTGLAAPLGGMGTAFSSSLFGLSGSLVLGFLDLQAGQAQTRFYTDLEDWLSTTVRDLDEPPRERGFGAEREPARLSATAQPVPSSPPLALPPPQPAFDTAPLVSAMGRLEKTMTEAGSQRVTTAMSQLAESLQGLVTHMRSEQALLKQMIEAQSAQQEELKRLVRRLEDETSGRGKA; encoded by the coding sequence ATGGCGCGCGTCGTCGATCCTTTCATCAAGGTATCGTCCCCCCAAATCTTCCTGGTGCGGATGATCGTGTTCCTGGCCCTGTGCGCGGCGCTCGCCGCCGTGCTGCACCGGCAGATCCTGGCCGCCTTCCTCAACAATCCGGGCCTCAACGGCGTCATCTTCGGGGTGCTCGCGGTCGGCATCATCCTCGCCATCCGACAGGTGGCGCGGCTGTTTCCCGAGGTGGAGTGGGTGAATTCCTTCCGCCTCTCCGACCCGGGGCTGGCGGTGGCGCGCCCGCCCACCTTGCTCGCGCCCATGGCGGCGCTTTTGGGCGACCGGGTAGGGCGGATGTCCATTTCCCAGGTCACCATGCGGTCGATCCTGGATTCCATCGGCACCCGCCTCGACGAGAGCCGGGACATGGGGCGTTACCTCACCGGTCTTCTGGTGTTCCTCGGCCTGCTCGGCACCTTCTGGGGATTGCTGGAAACCGTGTCTTCCATCGGCACGGTCATCAGCTCGCTGCAGGTAGGGCCGGATGCCGGCTCCATCTTCGAGGATATGAAGACCGGCCTGGCCGCCCCGCTCGGCGGCATGGGCACGGCGTTCTCGTCCTCCCTGTTCGGCCTGTCGGGCTCGCTGGTGCTGGGCTTCCTCGACCTCCAGGCGGGGCAGGCGCAGACCCGTTTCTATACCGATCTGGAAGACTGGCTCTCCACCACCGTGCGCGACCTCGATGAGCCCCCCCGCGAGCGCGGCTTCGGCGCCGAGCGCGAGCCGGCGCGCCTCTCGGCGACGGCGCAGCCTGTTCCCTCAAGCCCGCCCCTCGCCCTCCCGCCGCCCCAGCCGGCGTTCGACACCGCACCCCTGGTCTCCGCCATGGGCCGGCTGGAGAAGACCATGACGGAAGCAGGCTCCCAGCGGGTCACCACCGCCATGTCCCAGCTTGCCGAGAGCCTTCAGGGTCTCGTCACCCACATGCGCTCGGAGCAGGCCCTGCTGAAGCAGATGATCGAGGCGCAGAGCGCCCAGCAGGAGGAGCTGAAGCGCCTCGTCCGCCGGCTGGAGGACGAGACCTCCGGACGGGGCAAGGCATGA